The segment TTGGATGAAATTGGCTGGAGTGGATGGTTGGTGATTGAACGCAGTCGTGATGCAAAGAAACCTTCTGATACCAAATTTAATTACGGAGCGAATACAGCTTATTTGAAGAAGGTGTTTCAGAATCAGTAAGGAGCTTCTTCAGGGTTGCGACGATTATCCCAAATAGAAAGAATGATAATTGTATCCTTTGTTTCTTCGTAAAACAATAAATAATCACGTACCAATTTTACACGGACATTCTTTACATCTGTTTTGCGACCAATATGCGGATGTGCACTAATCAGTTGAATAGCTTTTTTGATAAGCTCGTTTAGTTTTTTGCTGTAGACAGTTGACTGGTTATGATTTTTCCAGTAAAGGAGAATTTCTTTACGTTCGTTATGTGCGTTTTCAGTCCAGACTATTCGCTTAACCATTCGTCTGATTCTTTGTCGGATTGCTCATTGTCAACAACACGGCCATCTTTTGCCTGTTGTTTCGCTTCCTCAATCGACTTTTTCTGAGCAGAGCTGGTTTTGTAAACAGTTTCCGGTTCCTGTAATTCAAACAGATTCGAGACTTCGGCCAGCAAAGCAGGGTCTTCAATTTCCCGAAGCTTATCAATGAGTT is part of the Lacibacter sediminis genome and harbors:
- a CDS encoding type II toxin-antitoxin system RelE/ParE family toxin, with protein sequence MVKRIVWTENAHNERKEILLYWKNHNQSTVYSKKLNELIKKAIQLISAHPHIGRKTDVKNVRVKLVRDYLLFYEETKDTIIILSIWDNRRNPEEAPY